In one Mobula hypostoma chromosome 17, sMobHyp1.1, whole genome shotgun sequence genomic region, the following are encoded:
- the LOC134357711 gene encoding brain acid soluble protein 1-like gives MGNTLIKKKKNYKLSSDKEADKVAEGTTAEDGEAKKESQEEAKSTEGATEGNASQNQDGQANQADKATTEAKEGDKEAVNKEESQKPEADNSQAPTDAKAEPQSTEPAVEKPSEPPQAAPATSPAATEPSAAPESSSEAAPTKASETQAPAPESQTEDKCTSKDEAEDKQTEASPAPATQEQSKTAEPQNLDSATSNSDAPSSEAPAAEAPSSTPAGPAASDSATPADTTASEDSSAVTDQTVAVQE, from the coding sequence ATGGGAAACACTCTgatcaagaagaagaagaactacAAACTATCCAGTGACAAAGAGGCAGATAAAGTGGctgaaggcacaacagcagaggATGGAGAGGCCAAAAAGGAAAGCCAGGAAGAAGCCAAATCCACAGAAGGGGCCACAGAAGGAAATGCCTCACAGAATCAGGATGGCCAGGCTAACCAGGCTGATAAGGCCACAACGGAGGCCAAGGAAGGAGATAAAGAAGCCGTGAACAAGGAGGAAAGTCAGAAGCCTGAAGCCGACAATTCGCAAGCACCCACTGACGCGAAAGCAGAGCCCCAGTCTACGGAGCCTGCTGTAGAGAAGCCTTCAGAGCCACCCCAGGCTGCCCCTGCTACTAGCCCTGCAGCAACTGAGCCATCGGCGGCGCCTGAGTCCAGTAGTGAAGCGGCTCCCACTAAGGCCTCTGAAACCCAAGCACCTGCTCCCGAAAGCCAAACGGAAGACAAGTGCACCAGCAAGGACGAAGCAGAAGACAAACAGACTGAGGCCTCACCTGCCCCCGCCACCCAAGAGCAAAGCAAAACTGCCGAGCCCCAGAATTTGGACTCTGCCACAAGCAACAGTGATGCCCCTTCCAGTGAGGCACCAGCAGCAGAAGCTCCCAGCTCTACCCCAGCTGGGCCTGCAGCCTCAGACAGTGCTACCCCAGCAGACACCACAGCTTCAGAGGATTCTTCAGCCGTTACTGATCAAACTGTGGCTGTGCAAGAATAA